Proteins found in one Fusobacterium sp. DD2 genomic segment:
- the thiF gene encoding sulfur carrier protein ThiS adenylyltransferase ThiF yields the protein MKIGIAGVGGIGSNVAMHLVRSGFTDFKFGDFDKIEESNLNRQFYFQDQIGKYKAEMLCENLKRINKKGHYFFSVIKFDRDNIKDYFSDCDIIVDGFDKKEYKSLLVEEFYNSGKLLICVSGIGGKNTESIVTVKKGNNFYIVGDLHSDIDNYATYSHKVCTVAAKVAEIILQVGCEND from the coding sequence ATGAAAATAGGGATAGCAGGTGTTGGTGGCATAGGGTCGAATGTCGCTATGCACCTTGTTAGATCAGGATTTACAGATTTTAAGTTTGGAGATTTCGATAAGATAGAGGAATCAAATCTCAATAGACAGTTCTATTTTCAGGATCAGATAGGGAAATATAAGGCTGAGATGTTATGTGAAAATTTAAAAAGAATAAATAAAAAAGGTCATTATTTTTTTTCCGTTATTAAATTTGATAGAGATAACATTAAAGATTATTTTTCTGATTGTGATATTATAGTTGATGGATTTGATAAAAAGGAGTATAAATCTCTTTTGGTGGAAGAGTTTTATAATAGTGGAAAGTTACTAATATGTGTATCTGGAATTGGTGGAAAGAATACAGAGAGTATAGTCACAGTAAAAAAGGGAAACAATTTTTATATTGTTGGTGATTTACATAGTGACATTGATAATTATGCAACTTATTCGCATAAAGTTTGTACGGTAGCTGCAAAAGTTGCAGAGATTATATTACAGGTGGGATGTGAGAATGATTAG